In Spinacia oleracea cultivar Varoflay chromosome 5, BTI_SOV_V1, whole genome shotgun sequence, a single window of DNA contains:
- the LOC110790284 gene encoding uncharacterized protein: MNASKEPKVKTPTIEAYDGTTDPDMHLVAYRHHMYVQGTNEASWCKYFPATLKGVASKWYERLPAGSIASFNELHALFSTRFMAYKEERKTSMHLGRIQQGKDESLRSYVKRFNLEAGQIPDLPDGISFENFVRGLKKGSFKFDLVKNVRTMAEVLDEVEAFVHDTEICSVSKDGKAGEATDSSEKKEKTDMKVSRVSGTWALSKDHDSNSLGQKRERPQEREYFEHDTNLLPILVDVGTRFDLEWPFPMKSLAENRDPKLYSQFHEHIVHDTKDCRSLKRALDGLASKEHLKNYL, from the coding sequence ATGAACGCCTCAAAAGAACCTAAAGTCAAAACTCCTACcattgaagcttatgacggTACTACAGATCCAGATATGCACCTAGTTGCGTACCGCCAccacatgtatgttcaaggaaccaaCGAAGCCTCATGGTGCAAGTACTTTCCCGCCACTCTCAAAGGAGTAGCGTCCAAATGGTATGAACGGTTGCCTGCAGGATCAATCGCCTCCTTCAACGAGCTACATGCCCTGTTTTCCACCAGGTTTATGGcatacaaggaagaaaggaaaacaagtaTGCACCTAGGCCGCATTCAACAGGGGAAGGATGAGTCTTTGCGAAGCTATGTTAAACGTTTCAATCTGGAAGCTGGACAAATCCCAGATCTGCCCGATGGCATTTCCTTCGAAAATTTTGTCAGGGGTCTAAAGAAGGGATCATTCAAGTTTGACCTAGTTAAGAATGTGCGAACGATGGCAGAAGTTCTGGACGAGGTCGAGGCCTTCGTTCATGACACGGAAATATGCAGTGTGTCCAAAGATGGAAAGGCAGGAGAGGCGACGGACTCATCTGAGAAAAAAGAGAAGACTGATATGAAGGTATCGCGGGTTAGTGGCACTTGGGCTCTCTCAAAAGACCATGATTCCAATTCTCTTGGGCAAAAGAGAGAACGGCCGCAGGAGAGAGAATATTTTGAACACGATACAAACCTTCTCCCCATTCTAGTGGACGTGGGGACCAGGTTCGACCTTGAATGGCCCTTTCCAATGAAGTCTCTTGCTGAGAATCGAGATCCTAAGTTGTACAGTCAGTTCCACGAACATATAGTTCATGATACCAAAGATTGTAGGAGTCTGAAGAGGGCCCTGGATGGCCTAGCTTCCAAGGAGCACCTGAAAAACTACCTTTAA